One genomic segment of Effusibacillus lacus includes these proteins:
- a CDS encoding substrate-binding domain-containing protein, with the protein MNKSFSRVRNFLAASAAVLMLAGCGTAAPKAPETPAAQPAKPSNPDVILATTTSTQDSGLLDVLVPDFEKKTGYKIKTIAVGTGQALTMGEKGEADVLLTHAPSSEKKLVDNKDVTNYQLVMHNDFVIVGPSADPAKIKGKKTAAEALKAIADSQSIFVSRGDDSGTHKMEKSLWKQAKIEPKGAWYQESGSGMGQTLNVASEKGGYTLTDRATYLATKKNLKLDILVEGEKSLLNIYHVMQVNPEKFSKVNKDGAKAFVDYLINPDTQKKIGDFGKDKYGQSLFFPDAGKKEEDIGK; encoded by the coding sequence ATGAACAAAAGCTTTTCACGAGTACGCAACTTTCTTGCTGCATCAGCTGCTGTGCTGATGCTTGCCGGTTGTGGCACTGCAGCTCCGAAAGCACCTGAAACACCGGCTGCCCAACCAGCCAAACCGTCTAATCCGGATGTCATCCTCGCAACCACAACCAGTACGCAGGACAGCGGTTTGCTTGACGTACTGGTACCGGACTTCGAAAAGAAAACCGGATACAAGATCAAAACCATTGCGGTAGGTACCGGTCAAGCACTTACAATGGGAGAAAAAGGCGAAGCCGATGTTCTGCTGACACACGCACCATCCTCCGAAAAGAAATTGGTTGACAATAAAGATGTCACCAACTACCAACTTGTGATGCACAACGATTTTGTGATTGTCGGACCCTCTGCTGATCCGGCGAAGATCAAAGGGAAGAAAACAGCTGCCGAAGCATTGAAGGCCATTGCAGACAGCCAGTCCATTTTCGTTTCCCGCGGTGACGATTCAGGCACGCACAAGATGGAAAAGTCGTTGTGGAAGCAAGCAAAAATCGAACCGAAAGGCGCCTGGTACCAGGAAAGCGGTTCCGGTATGGGCCAAACTCTCAATGTCGCATCTGAAAAAGGCGGATACACACTGACCGACCGTGCTACATATCTGGCCACGAAAAAGAACCTGAAACTGGACATTCTTGTCGAAGGGGAAAAATCGCTTTTGAACATTTATCATGTGATGCAGGTGAATCCGGAGAAATTTTCAAAAGTCAACAAGGACGGGGCCAAAGCGTTTGTTGACTACCTGATCAATCCGGATACACAGAAAAAAATCGGGGACTTCGGCAAAGACAAGTACGGGCAATCCCTCTTCTTCCCGGATGCAGGCAAGAAAGAAGAAGACATCGGCAAGTAA
- a CDS encoding helix-turn-helix transcriptional regulator, producing MTGKAPLTAEEAAQILKISKYTLYELVKRGKLPAQKIGRQLRIDPDSLDRYLRGNPQETRPIGTSSAKDEFPASVLQGLRFIGSHDPILELLIEFLKHSAVPISLSSSFTGSMEGLIALYKRKADIAGVHLWDDKTEEYNLPFIQYILPGEPITVVNLVQRVQGWIVQPGNPLKLQTWEDIAKRGLRFVNRQKGSGTRLRLDSYLRSSGISPAAIEGYEIEESTHFGVACRIANGEADGGIGVQAAAIRMGLDFAPLFHERYDLVCLGETTRSPEWQQILSVLRSPAFHNAVRSQAGYDTSLTGTIMSFA from the coding sequence ATGACCGGTAAGGCGCCTTTAACAGCTGAAGAAGCGGCCCAAATCCTTAAGATTTCTAAATACACCCTCTACGAGCTGGTCAAGCGGGGGAAACTTCCGGCGCAAAAAATTGGCCGCCAACTTCGAATCGACCCGGATTCACTTGATCGCTATCTCCGGGGGAACCCCCAAGAAACTCGGCCGATTGGAACATCGTCCGCCAAGGATGAGTTTCCCGCATCCGTTCTCCAAGGTTTGCGTTTTATCGGCAGCCACGATCCGATTCTTGAACTGCTCATCGAGTTTTTGAAGCACTCTGCCGTCCCAATCTCTCTTTCCTCTTCTTTTACAGGAAGCATGGAAGGATTGATCGCTCTCTATAAGCGAAAAGCGGATATTGCAGGCGTACACCTCTGGGATGACAAAACCGAAGAATACAACCTGCCGTTTATTCAATACATTCTCCCCGGCGAACCTATCACCGTTGTGAATTTGGTTCAACGCGTACAAGGGTGGATTGTGCAGCCCGGCAATCCGCTAAAACTTCAAACCTGGGAAGATATTGCCAAACGCGGCCTTCGATTCGTCAACCGGCAAAAAGGATCCGGAACACGCCTGCGACTCGATTCGTACCTGCGTTCATCCGGCATTTCACCGGCGGCCATTGAAGGATACGAAATTGAAGAAAGTACCCATTTCGGCGTCGCCTGCCGCATTGCCAACGGAGAAGCAGATGGGGGAATCGGGGTGCAGGCCGCCGCCATTCGGATGGGACTCGATTTTGCACCCCTGTTCCATGAAAGGTACGATCTTGTTTGTTTGGGGGAAACGACCCGCTCCCCGGAATGGCAGCAGATCCTGTCAGTTTTGCGCTCTCCCGCTTTTCACAATGCGGTTCGAAGTCAAGCGGGTTACGACACTTCTCTCACGGGTACCATCATGTCATTTGCCTGA
- a CDS encoding mannosyltransferase family protein: MTRRQAWLYTFALFLAHKFIVVCGSLVFVRRFVSIPEGVGFLQFALLDNFVRWDSLWYVRIAREGYNYEQPAAFFPLYPYLIRLLHDGAGLSYNAAGLFISNAAFLFALYLLVRLLAKDYSARVVFTTGLLLIGFPTSFYFSAAYTESLFLLWTVGCFYTLRQGKWVWAGAFGFLASLTRNTGILLALPYIYEYLAARKFQWREIRSDLLWISLIPLGIASYMLLLWGRIGDPLGFVHAQKHWGRSFMWPWQTLWQGTLDVFDRPRTGWPRVNRKIEMFAVYWELILLLVSLWKERLRMRRSYLLYAGAAAIVPLLSPSVQHSYFYSIPRFVIVIFPLFVIWGLLLEKKRWWIPVMVLSMAGQWYLLCKFTRGLFVF; this comes from the coding sequence GTGACCCGGCGACAAGCTTGGCTTTATACTTTTGCGCTTTTTCTCGCACATAAATTCATCGTGGTCTGTGGAAGTTTAGTGTTTGTCCGCAGATTTGTTTCAATTCCCGAAGGGGTCGGATTTTTGCAATTTGCCCTGCTGGACAACTTTGTTCGTTGGGATTCTCTATGGTATGTCCGAATTGCCAGGGAAGGATACAATTATGAGCAGCCGGCAGCTTTTTTCCCTTTGTACCCATATCTGATACGGTTGTTGCATGATGGGGCGGGCCTGTCCTACAATGCTGCCGGACTGTTTATCTCCAATGCAGCTTTTTTATTCGCTTTATACTTACTTGTGCGTCTTCTGGCGAAGGATTATTCAGCCCGGGTGGTTTTCACGACCGGCTTGCTTTTGATAGGGTTTCCTACCTCGTTTTATTTTTCCGCCGCTTATACGGAGTCGTTGTTTCTCCTGTGGACGGTCGGATGCTTCTATACCCTCCGGCAGGGAAAATGGGTGTGGGCAGGCGCCTTCGGTTTCCTTGCATCCTTGACGCGGAACACGGGGATTCTTCTGGCACTGCCATACATCTATGAGTACTTGGCAGCACGAAAGTTTCAATGGAGGGAAATTCGGAGCGACTTGTTGTGGATTTCATTGATTCCTCTGGGGATTGCAAGCTACATGTTGCTATTATGGGGACGGATCGGGGATCCTCTCGGGTTTGTTCATGCCCAGAAACATTGGGGCCGGAGCTTTATGTGGCCGTGGCAGACCTTGTGGCAGGGAACATTGGATGTTTTTGACAGACCCCGCACGGGGTGGCCGAGAGTAAACCGTAAGATTGAAATGTTTGCCGTTTATTGGGAACTGATATTGCTTCTTGTGTCGTTATGGAAAGAGCGCCTTCGCATGCGCCGGAGTTACCTGTTGTATGCAGGTGCTGCCGCCATTGTGCCCCTGTTGTCTCCCAGCGTGCAGCACTCTTATTTTTACAGCATCCCGCGGTTCGTGATTGTGATCTTTCCGCTGTTTGTAATTTGGGGATTGCTGCTGGAGAAAAAGCGGTGGTGGATTCCGGTGATGGTGTTGAGCATGGCCGGACAGTGGTATCTGCTCTGCAAATTCACAAGGGGGCTGTTTGTGTTTTAG
- a CDS encoding glycosyltransferase, producing the protein MISIIIPTYNEKANIPILSRRIRGALNGEAYEVIFVDDSTDDTPAVLAEISGRYPEFRYIHRERETGLATAVIRGFEEAKGEILAVMDADLQHPPELLTEMLASIQRGAELVLPSRFLSGGGDKGLRFHRKVVAKGARLIAQLALKRVRRVTDPMSGFFMLRRHVLHGIEWNPIGWKILIEILVKGQYSSVAEIPYEFQQRQGEQSKMSLREQINYLRHVYRLVRNSPEDRRLFMFLLVGLSGVAVNLFSFGILYSITRFSALWSGFLSSLFAMTSNFLLNDTFTWPGDKLGSAIVRYIKYVLISTVGIGVNLVTLYLLHSRFGVNALASNAIGIAVATGWNFGMNSIWTWREALRHVRI; encoded by the coding sequence ATGATAAGTATCATCATACCCACTTATAATGAGAAAGCTAACATTCCCATTTTGTCCCGTCGCATTCGCGGGGCGCTGAACGGGGAAGCGTACGAGGTAATTTTTGTGGATGACAGTACGGATGATACGCCGGCTGTTCTTGCAGAGATAAGCGGACGGTATCCGGAATTCCGCTATATTCACCGCGAGCGGGAAACAGGGTTGGCCACCGCAGTGATTCGGGGGTTTGAAGAGGCGAAAGGGGAGATTCTTGCGGTTATGGATGCCGACCTGCAGCATCCGCCCGAGCTTCTGACGGAGATGCTGGCCAGTATCCAGCGGGGTGCCGAACTGGTTTTGCCCAGCCGCTTCCTGAGCGGTGGCGGAGATAAAGGCCTCCGGTTCCACAGGAAAGTGGTGGCCAAAGGGGCGCGTCTGATCGCGCAGCTTGCCCTGAAGCGGGTACGCAGGGTGACGGATCCAATGAGCGGTTTTTTTATGCTTCGCAGGCATGTTTTGCATGGAATTGAATGGAATCCCATCGGTTGGAAAATCTTAATAGAGATCCTGGTCAAAGGGCAGTATTCCTCTGTGGCCGAAATTCCCTATGAGTTTCAACAGCGTCAAGGTGAGCAATCAAAAATGAGTCTGCGAGAACAGATCAATTATTTGCGGCATGTGTATCGTCTTGTCAGGAACAGCCCGGAAGACCGGCGGCTGTTTATGTTCCTGCTGGTGGGGCTGTCGGGTGTGGCTGTCAATCTGTTTAGTTTTGGGATTCTGTATTCGATAACTCGTTTCTCCGCTTTGTGGTCAGGCTTTCTCTCATCTTTGTTTGCCATGACTTCCAACTTTCTGCTGAACGATACGTTTACGTGGCCAGGGGACAAGCTGGGATCAGCAATCGTTAGATACATCAAATACGTTCTGATCTCCACAGTTGGAATCGGGGTGAATCTTGTGACCTTGTATCTTTTGCACTCAAGGTTTGGCGTGAATGCTCTGGCATCCAACGCGATCGGAATTGCGGTTGCCACCGGATGGAACTTCGGGATGAACAGCATATGGACCTGGCGGGAGGCGCTTAGACATGTCAGAATTTAA
- a CDS encoding mannose-1-phosphate guanylyltransferase → MSEFNVIVMAGGKGERFWPLSRTQWPKQFLTIAGNRSMLQMTVDRLRKLVPLDKIHVVTNSNYRNLVLLQLPELPEANILLEPVGRDTAACIGLAAYKIAALYPDSELLIVPADHYVEDEREFVRSIEKGRSVLRATRGIVTMGIKPTYPETGYGYMQVSLRDEDRFFSSFKVERFLEKPNRETAEYFIDQPDYFWNSGMFLWHTDTIRDMIGRFLPDLYKGLETIRPALGTKNEQAVLEQVYPRLPAISIDYGVMEKADNIRMVPCDFRWNDVGSWGALEKISQRDMHDNVIQGNVVNLDTYDCIIHSKGNKLIATLGIQDIIIVDTEDITLVCSKYRSQHIKELIKELKRQKMEAYL, encoded by the coding sequence ATGTCAGAATTTAACGTAATTGTGATGGCAGGAGGCAAAGGGGAGCGATTCTGGCCGCTTAGCCGGACGCAGTGGCCCAAGCAATTTTTGACGATTGCCGGAAACCGGTCGATGCTGCAGATGACGGTAGACCGTCTGCGCAAACTGGTTCCGTTGGATAAGATCCACGTGGTTACCAATTCCAACTACCGAAATCTTGTACTGCTGCAACTGCCGGAACTGCCTGAAGCGAATATCCTGCTGGAGCCGGTCGGACGGGACACAGCCGCCTGCATCGGGCTGGCCGCTTACAAGATTGCCGCCTTGTATCCGGACAGCGAACTGTTGATTGTTCCGGCAGATCATTATGTGGAAGATGAAAGGGAATTTGTCCGAAGCATTGAAAAAGGGCGCAGTGTGCTAAGGGCTACCCGAGGCATTGTAACCATGGGGATTAAACCTACGTATCCAGAAACGGGGTACGGGTATATGCAGGTGTCGCTCCGGGATGAGGACCGTTTTTTCTCGTCGTTCAAGGTGGAGCGCTTCCTGGAGAAGCCCAACCGGGAAACGGCCGAATACTTTATTGACCAGCCGGATTATTTCTGGAACAGCGGGATGTTCCTGTGGCATACGGATACGATCAGAGACATGATTGGCCGATTTTTGCCCGACTTGTACAAGGGTTTGGAAACCATCCGCCCGGCTCTCGGCACAAAGAACGAGCAAGCGGTGCTGGAGCAGGTGTATCCCCGGCTGCCGGCCATCTCCATCGATTATGGCGTTATGGAAAAAGCGGACAACATCCGGATGGTCCCCTGCGATTTCCGTTGGAACGATGTGGGCAGCTGGGGGGCTTTGGAGAAAATCTCACAGCGCGACATGCACGACAATGTGATTCAGGGAAACGTGGTGAATCTCGACACCTATGACTGCATCATTCACAGCAAAGGGAACAAGCTGATCGCCACGTTGGGAATCCAGGACATCATTATCGTGGACACGGAAGACATTACACTGGTGTGCTCCAAGTACCGGTCCCAGCATATCAAAGAGCTGATCAAGGAATTGAAGAGGCAGAAGATGGAGGCGTATCTGTGA
- a CDS encoding MraY family glycosyltransferase → MQHVFTFTLAFLIVYALVPVMRNLALKTGFVDVPNQRKIHRDPIPLLGGAAMFVGFFATTMVMGEINREYIGLALGALVIFLVGLVDDYAKTRGKDFPALPKFVGQLLAATVLISFDIRIEGITVPFGSGAGYYEFDTWLSVVGTLLWVVGITNMFNFLDGVDGLAGGIAAISATTLLFISLLKGQTTSAMFAVTLIAISLAFLRHNFHPAQIFMGDSGATFLGFTLAAIAVEGAFKAATLVSVAVPVLALGVPIFDFFYVTIKRIKEHRPIHKADKAHTFHQLMRSGMNQIQTVAFLYLLGICFSLASIIVVLVNR, encoded by the coding sequence ATGCAGCACGTATTCACGTTCACTCTTGCCTTTCTCATCGTCTATGCCCTTGTTCCCGTTATGCGCAATCTCGCACTGAAGACAGGATTTGTTGACGTGCCGAACCAACGGAAAATACATAGAGATCCCATCCCGCTGCTCGGAGGAGCGGCTATGTTTGTGGGCTTTTTTGCCACCACCATGGTGATGGGAGAAATTAACCGGGAGTATATTGGATTGGCTTTGGGAGCCCTGGTGATTTTTCTGGTGGGGCTGGTGGACGACTACGCCAAAACCAGGGGCAAGGATTTTCCGGCGCTGCCCAAATTCGTGGGACAGTTGCTGGCCGCTACTGTCCTGATCTCTTTCGATATCCGGATTGAGGGAATCACCGTCCCTTTTGGCAGCGGGGCGGGTTATTACGAATTTGATACTTGGCTGTCGGTAGTGGGCACCCTGCTTTGGGTTGTGGGAATCACCAACATGTTCAATTTCCTCGACGGAGTTGACGGGTTGGCGGGCGGCATTGCTGCCATTTCAGCCACAACGCTGCTGTTCATATCCCTGTTAAAAGGACAAACCACAAGTGCCATGTTTGCCGTAACACTCATTGCCATTTCGCTGGCTTTTCTGCGCCACAATTTCCATCCCGCCCAGATTTTCATGGGGGATTCGGGTGCGACATTCCTGGGATTCACCCTGGCTGCGATTGCGGTGGAAGGGGCATTCAAGGCGGCGACGCTGGTGTCGGTAGCCGTTCCCGTCCTGGCGCTGGGTGTGCCGATCTTTGATTTCTTCTATGTTACGATCAAACGAATCAAGGAACATCGGCCCATTCACAAAGCGGACAAAGCCCATACTTTCCACCAGTTGATGCGATCGGGCATGAACCAGATTCAAACGGTGGCGTTCCTGTATCTGCTGGGAATCTGTTTCTCTCTCGCATCGATTATTGTGGTGTTGGTCAACAGGTGA
- a CDS encoding SCO family protein codes for MESALRKAANVLIVVLALAVIGGLAYWIWWGSTRLPVIERAPNWTLANIESGQQESLQSLGNKVKLVEFIFLNCPDICPTTTVNMVAMQEELNKRKLFGSDVVFVGITFDPGRDTPEAIKKYADTMQVDWKGWKFYRGTEAETQKVLADYKIFAEKQPDGSYVHPVRSLFLIDRNNNIRKIYSMGEKMDKEEVLKDIRQLAKE; via the coding sequence ATGGAATCAGCATTACGGAAAGCGGCGAATGTGTTGATTGTGGTACTGGCGCTTGCGGTGATAGGGGGACTGGCCTACTGGATCTGGTGGGGCAGTACCCGGTTGCCGGTTATCGAAAGAGCGCCAAACTGGACCCTTGCCAATATTGAAAGCGGACAACAGGAGTCGCTCCAGTCATTGGGCAACAAAGTCAAACTGGTGGAGTTCATTTTCCTGAACTGTCCCGATATTTGTCCGACCACAACCGTGAATATGGTCGCCATGCAGGAGGAATTGAACAAACGGAAACTGTTTGGTTCCGATGTGGTATTTGTGGGAATCACCTTTGATCCGGGACGGGACACACCGGAAGCGATCAAGAAATACGCCGACACCATGCAGGTTGACTGGAAGGGTTGGAAGTTCTACAGGGGAACGGAAGCGGAGACGCAGAAAGTTCTGGCGGATTACAAGATCTTTGCAGAGAAACAGCCGGACGGAAGCTACGTCCATCCTGTAAGGTCCCTGTTCCTGATCGACCGCAACAACAATATTCGCAAGATCTACTCCATGGGAGAGAAGATGGATAAAGAAGAGGTTTTGAAAGACATCAGGCAGTTGGCTAAGGAATAA
- a CDS encoding ArsR/SmtB family transcription factor has product MSQYQPTDVCEIFCYDEAKVNRLRGQTEVPQGISSIFKALADDTRFRIAYALSLEDELCVCDVANIIGTTVANASHHLRVLRNNGLASHRKEGKMVFYALADAHVKTIIRMAFDHSQEMRPNAHPAGR; this is encoded by the coding sequence ATGAGTCAATACCAGCCAACAGATGTTTGTGAGATTTTTTGTTATGACGAGGCAAAAGTGAACAGACTGCGCGGTCAAACTGAGGTTCCGCAGGGCATCTCATCGATTTTCAAAGCGTTGGCGGATGATACCCGCTTTCGCATTGCATATGCCCTTTCGCTGGAAGATGAATTGTGCGTGTGCGATGTGGCGAATATTATCGGAACAACGGTCGCCAACGCGTCCCACCACCTGCGGGTTTTGCGGAACAACGGTCTGGCAAGCCACCGGAAAGAAGGGAAGATGGTGTTTTATGCCCTTGCTGACGCTCATGTGAAGACCATAATCCGCATGGCCTTTGACCATTCTCAGGAGATGCGCCCCAACGCGCACCCGGCAGGAAGATAG
- a CDS encoding cation diffusion facilitator family transporter, which yields MRLHEDRHDHDHHNDHEHGHDHHHHHHGFGHHRHGGDDKRSLTIALTITSIILVAEVIGGFITNSLALLSDAAHMFSDVAALGLSLLALWFAAKPATMERTFGFYRAEVLAALLNGITLIVVSLFIFWEAYERFLHPPQVQSGLMITVATIGLAANLVSAWVLSRGDRHHHNLNVRGAFLHVLGDALGSAGAIAAGVIMLVTGWYYADPIISVMIGLLVLISSYRLLRDTVHVLLEGTPTHIDLRKVKQTMSCVAGVQQVHDLHVWTVSSGFISMSGHVVIDKERDSQAVLHELGAVLREKFGLAHTTIQIETENLHPEKDHCTHC from the coding sequence TTGAGACTTCATGAGGATCGTCACGACCACGATCATCACAATGACCATGAACACGGCCACGATCATCACCATCACCATCATGGATTTGGGCATCATCGCCACGGTGGGGACGACAAGCGGTCTTTGACAATCGCGTTGACCATCACCAGCATCATTCTGGTGGCGGAGGTAATTGGAGGTTTTATCACCAACAGTTTGGCTCTTTTGTCAGATGCCGCCCACATGTTCAGTGATGTGGCTGCCTTGGGACTGAGTTTGCTTGCCCTTTGGTTTGCCGCAAAGCCTGCGACCATGGAACGGACCTTTGGTTTCTACCGGGCGGAGGTGCTGGCCGCTTTACTGAATGGGATCACACTGATTGTGGTATCGCTGTTTATCTTTTGGGAAGCGTATGAGCGCTTTCTCCATCCGCCACAAGTGCAGAGCGGCTTGATGATCACTGTGGCAACCATTGGTTTGGCGGCCAATCTGGTGAGTGCGTGGGTGCTTTCCCGGGGAGACCGGCATCACCACAACCTGAACGTTCGGGGTGCTTTTCTGCACGTTCTGGGTGATGCGTTGGGGTCGGCAGGGGCCATAGCGGCGGGAGTTATTATGCTGGTAACCGGTTGGTATTATGCGGATCCGATTATCAGCGTAATGATCGGGCTGTTGGTGCTGATCAGTTCTTACCGTTTGTTGCGGGATACGGTGCATGTGCTGCTTGAAGGAACTCCCACCCATATTGACCTGCGGAAGGTAAAACAGACGATGTCTTGTGTAGCCGGAGTTCAACAAGTTCACGATTTGCATGTCTGGACCGTTTCCTCCGGTTTCATCAGCATGAGCGGGCATGTGGTAATTGACAAAGAACGGGACAGCCAGGCGGTACTTCATGAATTGGGGGCCGTGCTCAGGGAAAAATTCGGTCTCGCCCACACGACCATCCAGATTGAGACAGAGAATCTGCACCCTGAGAAGGATCATTGCACCCATTGCTGA
- a CDS encoding heavy metal translocating P-type ATPase: protein MATAEGIQKQYRLTGLSUASCAAKIERHVRALPGVKEANLNFAAARLSVVGTISDKELQREVKKVEDVTLNPVGAPQSTEKRTFWEENRKAVTTGLSLVALVLGFVLGAEGGAGKGLLLAAAAAGGYAVALKGIRNLLRLEFDMNVLMTTAITGAIWIGEWKEAAVVAFLFAVSEMLESYSMEKARQSIRSLMDIAPKEATVIRNGEEIPIPVEELAVDDTILVRPGEKIPIDGIIMEGQSSFNEAAITGESMPVEKSAGDAVYAGTLNQQGAIRVRVTKLAEDTTIAKIIHLMEEAQNQRAPAQAFVDKFARYYTPAVIVLAVGIALIPPLFFAGEWNKWIYQALALLVVACPCALVVSTPVAIVSAIGSAAKHGVLIKGGVFLEEAGNLRAVAFDKTGTLTKGEPVVTDLLPFDGWHGKELLRIAASLEKLSEHPLAKAVVRQAEAQGITLQPVLEFAAIPGKGAAGTISGESYYIGNPRLFEEMHVDISPIQESVASLQAQGKTVMILGTGTRVLGLLAVADQLRENAKHTVDELKQAGIKQTIMLTGDNRRTAHAMAEQAGVDEHYGELLPEHKLAMVKQLREAYGKVAMVGDGINDAPALATATVGIAMGGAGTDTALETADIVLMADDLSKLPFTIRLGRRAVRIIKQNITFALVTKLLAVLLVFPGWLTLWLAILADMGATILVTLNGIRLLKNR from the coding sequence ATGGCAACTGCAGAGGGAATTCAAAAACAATATCGCCTGACAGGTCTCTCCTGAGCGAGTTGTGCCGCGAAGATCGAGCGGCATGTCCGGGCGTTGCCTGGCGTCAAGGAAGCGAATCTGAACTTTGCGGCAGCCAGATTGTCGGTGGTGGGAACCATCTCGGATAAGGAACTGCAAAGGGAAGTAAAGAAAGTGGAAGACGTCACCCTCAATCCGGTGGGAGCCCCTCAATCAACAGAGAAGCGAACCTTTTGGGAAGAGAATCGCAAGGCTGTTACCACAGGGCTTTCGTTGGTGGCGCTGGTACTGGGATTCGTATTGGGAGCCGAAGGGGGGGCAGGGAAGGGGTTATTGCTTGCGGCAGCCGCAGCAGGCGGCTATGCAGTGGCTCTTAAAGGAATTCGCAATCTGCTCCGGCTGGAGTTTGACATGAATGTGCTGATGACCACCGCCATCACAGGGGCGATCTGGATCGGGGAATGGAAAGAAGCGGCTGTCGTGGCCTTCCTGTTTGCCGTCAGTGAGATGCTCGAGTCCTATTCCATGGAGAAAGCACGGCAATCGATCCGCTCTCTCATGGATATCGCCCCGAAGGAGGCGACGGTGATCCGCAACGGAGAGGAAATTCCAATACCGGTTGAAGAACTGGCGGTTGACGATACGATCCTTGTCCGACCGGGAGAAAAAATCCCCATCGACGGGATCATTATGGAAGGACAGTCTTCTTTCAACGAGGCGGCCATTACAGGAGAATCAATGCCGGTTGAGAAATCGGCAGGAGATGCCGTATATGCCGGAACCCTGAACCAGCAAGGGGCTATTCGTGTTCGAGTAACAAAACTGGCAGAGGACACAACGATCGCCAAGATCATTCACCTGATGGAGGAAGCACAGAACCAGCGGGCACCGGCGCAAGCCTTTGTCGATAAATTCGCCAGGTACTACACACCGGCGGTGATTGTCCTGGCTGTTGGGATTGCCCTTATACCGCCCCTGTTCTTTGCGGGGGAATGGAACAAGTGGATCTATCAAGCATTGGCGCTGCTGGTGGTTGCCTGCCCCTGTGCGCTGGTAGTGTCAACGCCCGTTGCCATTGTGTCGGCAATTGGTTCGGCAGCCAAACATGGCGTGTTGATCAAGGGCGGGGTGTTTCTGGAGGAAGCGGGAAACCTGAGGGCCGTGGCGTTTGACAAAACAGGCACATTGACCAAAGGGGAACCTGTTGTTACAGACCTTCTTCCGTTTGATGGATGGCACGGGAAGGAACTCCTTCGCATTGCCGCCAGCTTGGAAAAGCTATCGGAGCATCCACTGGCGAAAGCTGTCGTGAGACAAGCGGAGGCACAAGGGATCACCCTGCAACCGGTCCTTGAGTTTGCCGCCATCCCCGGGAAAGGAGCAGCGGGAACCATTAGCGGGGAATCTTATTATATCGGGAACCCCCGCTTGTTTGAAGAAATGCATGTCGATATCTCACCGATTCAGGAGTCTGTTGCCTCTTTACAAGCCCAAGGCAAAACGGTTATGATTCTTGGAACCGGCACCCGGGTTCTCGGCTTGCTGGCGGTGGCTGATCAGCTCAGGGAGAACGCAAAGCATACCGTTGACGAGTTGAAACAGGCTGGCATCAAGCAAACGATCATGTTGACCGGGGACAACCGGAGAACAGCGCATGCCATGGCGGAGCAAGCAGGTGTGGATGAACACTACGGAGAGCTGCTTCCGGAGCACAAGCTCGCGATGGTGAAGCAATTACGGGAAGCATACGGCAAAGTCGCCATGGTGGGCGATGGCATCAATGACGCACCGGCTCTTGCAACCGCAACTGTAGGAATTGCGATGGGAGGTGCCGGAACCGATACGGCGCTGGAAACGGCCGACATTGTGCTGATGGCCGACGATCTGTCGAAACTTCCGTTCACAATCCGGTTAGGGCGTCGTGCTGTAAGGATCATCAAACAAAACATCACCTTCGCGCTGGTTACCAAATTGCTTGCGGTTCTGCTGGTCTTCCCGGGTTGGCTGACGCTCTGGCTGGCGATACTGGCCGATATGGGAGCCACGATTCTTGTGACATTAAACGGTATTCGCTTATTGAAGAACAGGTAA
- a CDS encoding rhodanese-like domain-containing protein, with product MQVRVYTNVPAALGADFLKEKKDLVLLDVRQPEEYEAGHIPGAVLIPLGELESRIDELDKEKEYLVICRSGRRSVMACHLLNERGFDKLFNLQGGMLEWTAEVTRSQR from the coding sequence GTGCAAGTTCGTGTGTACACAAATGTTCCGGCAGCTCTTGGGGCCGATTTTTTGAAGGAGAAGAAGGATCTTGTGCTGCTGGATGTCAGGCAGCCGGAAGAGTATGAGGCAGGGCACATTCCAGGTGCGGTGCTAATCCCGCTTGGTGAGCTGGAATCCCGGATTGACGAGTTGGACAAGGAAAAGGAATATTTGGTGATCTGCCGCAGCGGCAGACGCAGTGTGATGGCGTGCCATCTGTTGAATGAACGGGGGTTCGACAAACTGTTCAATCTGCAGGGGGGCATGCTGGAATGGACAGCGGAAGTGACAAGAAGCCAGAGATGA